From the genome of uncultured Methanobacterium sp.:
ATTGGGAATTCAAACAATTAAGTACAGGAATAATGAGTGGGTACCTGAGATATGTTAAACAATATGTTGAAAATCTGCCAATTTATCCTGCAAATCTCTTACAACAGCAATCTCTCATTAAACTAACTGATCATATACTCTCTAAACATAAGAAGCTTCAGCAAGAAGTTATAGGATTTCGTAACTGGCTCAAACAGACTTTTAAGGTTGAAAAACTTTCTCAGAAACTTGAGAAATATTATGAGTTAAGTCTAGATGAGTTTCTGGATGAACTTCGTAAGAAGAAAGTTGATGTCAGGTCCCGCGAAAACCAAGAACTCTTGAGGAATGAATACCAAAAGAGTCTCGATGTGGTTAATCCATTGCTCCAGGAAATAGAACAGACAAATAATCAGATTGACGGATTGGTTTATGAATTGTATGAGTTAACTGATGAAGAAATAAAAATTATTGAAGATAGTTTTGATTAGAAGGTGATTAAAATGGGAATTCCAGATTTTCAGAGTATTATGTTACCATTGTTAAAATTTGCATCGGATAAACAAGAGCATTCAATTAGGGAAGCAATTGAAAGTCTCGCTCAACAATTTGATTTAACTGAAAAGGATAGAAAGGAACTTTTACCAAGTGGGATGCAGCCCGTGTTTGATAATAGGGTTGGATGGTCAAGAACATCTCTTAAAAAGGCAGGTCTTCTTGAATCAAAGAAACGAGGGTATTTCAATATAACTCCGGAAGGGTTGAATGTTTTAAATCAAAATCCGCCAAAAATTGATATTGGTTTTTTAATGCAATTCCCAGGTTATGTTGAATTCAGAACAGGGAGAGCCAAAGATCCTGTCAAATCTAAAACTCCTAAAGAAGATTTCTCCCCTGAAGAAACATTAGAGTATAGTTATCAGAAATTAAGAGATAATATTGCTCAAGAATTGATAGATAATGTTAAATCTTGTTCTCCTGAGTTTTTTGAGAAACTTGTCGTAGACTTATTACTAAACATGGGGTATGGTGGCTCAAGAAGAGATGCAGGTGAAGCAATAGGTAGAAGTGGGGATGGTGGAATTGATGGTATTATCAAAGAGGATAGATTGGGTTTAGATACCATTTATATCCAAGCTAAAAGATGGGATAGTAACGTTTCCAGACCAGAAATACAGAAATTTGCAGGAGCTCTACAAGGAAAACAATCCAAAAAAGGAGTATTTATTACCACATCTAAATTTTCTAAAAGTGCTAATGAATATGCTTCTATAATTGATAGTAAGTTGGTATTGATTGATGGAGAACAGTTGGCACAGCTTATGATTGATTATGATATTGGAGTAGCTAAGATCAAATCTTATGATTTAAAAAGTATTGATACTGATTACTTCTCAGAGGAATAAAAAACAAATTCAAAAATATACCCAATTCATTATTTTTACTGATTTTCTTAGAAACATTAATAAATACATACCATAATAATAGTTAGTAATTACTATGATGTGGTGGGGGTAAAATGGCTGAAGGTTCTAAAGGATGGTTTGTATTCAATCTTCTCCTAATAGCATTATTGGCAATAGTGATTGGAAATTTAGCTTATAAACAAATGATTAACTTTTTAACTCTTTTAGGAGTGTTATTACTAATTCTCAGTGTCATAGGTTTACTTGTATTCCTGATAATAAAAGGCAAAGATTTGACATCAAATGCCTGGGCATCCATCAGCTCCATCCTGATCATTCTCCTAATGACCATTTCAGGTTTATTCGCTCCAAAGGGCGTGAATTATATTATAATATTTTTCTCTCTATTACTGTTCTTCATTGTTATTGGTGTCTTTATTAGCGGACGATTACCAGGCATTCTCATTGATGAACGGAATCAAATGAGTCTTTCCAGATTCCAGATTGTTGTATGGACTTTGATCCTCCTCTCTGCATATTTCACTATTGCATTGGCCAGGATTGCTGCAAACGTAGACAATCCTCTGGCAATTGGAATAGAACCACAATTATGGGCACTTTTAGGTATCAGCACAGTATCATTAGTTGGCAGTCCACTACTTTTGAGTGAGAAAAAGAAGAAACAACCTACTCAAGATGAAGCAGATTTATTCGAAAAAACTGTTGATCAAACAAAAACAACTACTGTGGGGATAGTTCCTCAAAACACGAGTATTGAAAGTGCTGAATTTGCAGATATTTTCAAAGGTGATGAAACAGCTACTTTAAAAAATGTGAACATGGCTAAAGTCCAAATGTTCTTTTTCACCATAATTGTAGCAGTGTCATATGGTGTGATGCTCTATGCCCTAATTGCCAACAATAATCCTGCCCAGATTAACAGTTTCCCAGCATTAGATGACAGCATTATAGCCATTCTAGCCATCAGCCACGCAGGGTACTTAACTAACAAAGCAATAGACCAAACAGCTGTAGATAAAACAGTATGATTCATTACTACTAATTACATAGTAATGGACAATGATATTTGGTGGTTTTTTGGATCAATATTTACAAATTTTAGTGAATATAATAAAGGGAGAAACAATTTTCTGGATTATAATAGCAATACTCTTTCTTATTTTATGGAGAGCTAATGTAGCAGCAGGAAATGAATTCAAAAAAGAAATGGAAGAATTAGGAGGGAAAAGATTAGTAACAAATCAGGGTGCAATGATAGTTGTTGGTATACCTGAATTTTTCAAGGAAATTACAAATGGACTATTAAAAACATCAAAATTGAGTGAATATGGTTTTATTATTAGTATAATAACAGCTATTCTATCGGCAATTTTATCCATTTATAAATTTTAATTGGAAAAATTTCTAAAGTTTATACCCGTTTACATATTTAACTCATCCTTTTTTTTTAAAAATTTAATAACCCTTTGGTAGTGATTGCAGGTTCCTCTGAAATACCATCCTGGGCAGATACAATTCCATTCACCATAATATCTTGAAACTAGGTACCAGTCATTGTTCCCCAGGACCTCCAGGTCCAGGAGAACTTCATCCTCAAATAGTATACAGATCCCGGCCAGATCAGGATCTGTGGCGTACTCTACAGGAAGGAACATGAACCACTCATCCGAATAGTCCTTTTAATCTGGTCTGTTCAGGTTCACGTTTAACGTAAATACAATGGTCAGGTGCGCCATGCTCCCGACAATACAAACAACGGTTCCTGGTGACCTTTTTCATATGAAAACCACAAAAAACCATCAGCTCACCTCTCTTTGCATTTCCATGAACCTGCGTTCAAATTCAGGTGAAAATTCAGCACTGCCAAATTCAGCTATAGGAATAGGTTTTTTAGGAATAAACCCACGGCCATTTAGGGAGAAATCTTCACCTTCTCTCAGAACCTGACCATTTTCTAATTTAATATAGCACTCTTTTTGTTTGAGAAAAACAACTAAAACTTCACTGCAATGGTCTAGATCTGGATAAAAACTCATTAATTCTTTTAAAGCATAATGTCGAGATTTGGTATCGGTGTCTTGCATTAAAAACTTATCAGTGAGCTGTCCAATAGCAACAACTCCTGCATTAACACATTCAACTTTAAAACTATTAGATGGAGATTTAGCCAGATAAATTTCACCTTCATTATATTTAGTTGAAAGAGGATGTCTTAATGTGGAGAACTGGGATTTTTCAAGTTTTGAATAATCTTTGTTAAACGTAATGGTTTTCATATTAAGCATACCTCCGGCCAATACGGCCCTTGGAAGGTGCTAGATCGGTTTTATTACTACTCCAACATCTTTTCCATTTTCTACCACATACAGGGCACTCGTAAATTTCACAAAAAGGTGGTACTCTTAACCAGCAATCTTTTACCTCATCTATTTTTTTACAACATTCTCCGGGACCATATTTTTGAGCAATTTTAAAAGCCATCTTAATCATTCCTCCGATTCAATACGGGGAGCTATCATAAAATTCAACAATCCATCACCCATAACTGTTTTCAGAGTGAGGTTAAGGGGCATGTCATCCCCTAATTTGATAAGAGCAGAATCGGAGAATTTATCGGCCTTCAACGTTTCCTTGATTTTGGCTAGAGAAAAAACAGATTTAACTGATCCGAATATTTTCTCCCCATGATGATATCTGATTTGAGCATCACTTAATTCACCCTCAGCAGAGGCTATGAATTTTTTATCATCCACCTGGAGCTGTATCTTATCAGAAACAATGTCAATATCTTTAATTGAATTTTTAAGAAGATCAAAAGGAACTTCAAATTCTGTTGGATACCTCATTTCTGGAGGGCTAGGGGCTGTGTATTCCATATCAATAAGATGGATTTTAAATATCCTTTCAGCCTCACCAATGAATGAAAGGATTAAATTATCTTCATCCACACCAAGTTCTACAATATCATCAGCCACGGACCTTTTCAACACTTTCATAAGTTCTTCAGTTTCAACATTGATATTAACAGGAGCATCACAGAGATATTCATCAAACAATCCTATTTTTAACTTTAAATGAATAAAAGTTGTGTGGCTTTTGTCTAAAGCATCTATCTTTAATCCTTCATCATCTGCGTGTATCCTTACTTCATCAACAATTGATGATATGGCCTTGAAACTTGTTTTTAATATATTTGAATCGTCTAAAACTAATTTAAACATTTAAATACACCCCTCATTCCCATTTTATATCTTCAACAGTTGCATTATTTTCATCAGCTAACTCTTTAGATTCATTTAAAAAGTTGGTTAAACCTTCAACCGTTCCAGATGCTCTGCAAAATACTTTTTTCCCATTTGAATCAACATAATTAAATTTTAACCAAGTCATTTTCACGCCTTCATTTTTTTGTAAAACTTTTTTCCCCGCTCCACATGACTACATATAGACCGATAGTAGAATCCTTCACATGGTTGACAAAACCATGCATCCAAATACCAGGTAACCTCATAAAATTGGTGAGTGCCCTTAACAAGTAACTGTAACAGGACACCATCATCAAATAAAACACATACTCCGGCCAGGTCTGGTTCCACCGCATATTCAATTGGATGAATAATTGGATCAGCCTCAGTAATTATCCTTTCTCTTCTAAGTGCTCCCTATTCGCTGTAAGTTCGTTACGCAGTTCAACCATTCCATTTAGCACTGTTCGAATGTTAGTTTTGGAAACTTTCGTTTTCTGCTGTAACAATGTGACAATCATATCCTCAGTCAAACCCATGGAAAGGAGTTCATCAACTCCTTCCCGAATTTTCTGAAGATTATCTGCCATTTCCAAAACAATAGGTTTTTCATCAGCCATCTAAATTCCCTCCTTCAAAAAAGTAGCTTCCAATATAGGTTTAATCACAGGTATGGCCCCCTCAGCTGTCATGCCCTTGCCGATTGGTCGGATGTATCCAATCATGTTGAAAAGGTCCTGTTCGAAATCAAATCCTTTTTTATTACAGCATTTCCTTAGAGTGGCCAGGTCATATTTCTCAAGATCCACACGGACACCTTTCTCAGATACCTGGTAAGGTAGGTTACGGTTTTCTTTGAGGATTTTATTGATGCGTTCCATGATACGGCCCTCAAGGATCCTTTTCTGGAGGGCCATCTTCTGAAGTTCACGGTCACCTGCCACGAGTTTTGTTTCCATGGTGGTGATTTTATCAACTTTGAGGGTCTCGGTCTGTGCCCGGGTCCAGGTTTGGCGTAGTGGTGTGACTAATTGCATTGCCTTTTTCTCATCCAGGTTTGCCAGCTGTTCTTCTGCTAAGTCTTCAACAGTTTTCATCTAAATCACCCCATCAACATCTGCTTTAACGTTTTCTTTTTGTTTCCATCTGTAAACCCCTGCAATTGCGAGGATAAGATAAATAGTAAATAAGACCGTCATGTCATATGCTCCGAGCATGAAGGTTCTTATGGCAAATGCAGCGTTGGTGAACATCCATATTAGGAAGCATCTACTGTCCTGTTCGATGTTCAAGACCACACCAGCTAGGGCCACAAGGGTCACTGCCCAGTATATGATCCAGGCATAGTTGGTGAGTAAAAAAGGAAGGATGTCCATTAAATGGTCACCTCCTTATTTTTGTTTAGGTGGGTTTTCAGTTGTCTCCAGTCCTGGAGGGTTTCTTCCATCTTCTGGTCTGCATCTATCTCCACTTTTTCTTCGGATTTGGTCGTCCTTGACATAATTTCATTCCTCCAATTTTTTATTCTGCTATTAATCCAGCAGCATCCTGTTTTAGTAAGTGATTCTGTTTGATTCTGTAAAGTTTAACACGTTTTTCATCATTCTTTTCAAGATATCCCAAAGTAACGAGAGTGTTCAAGATATTTCTCACAATTGGTAAACTATACTGGGCAGGTTCTTTCGCATCTTTGGGAGTGAACCAATCCCGGTTTGTTGCAAATTTCATCAATCTGTTTTCCCAAACCTGAATCGCCCTAGTATTTTCAGATGAGAGTCTGTTTTCAGATGTTTGCCCGGGATTGTCTTCTATGACTAAAACTTCTG
Proteins encoded in this window:
- the pcn gene encoding proliferating cell nuclear antigen (pcna); this encodes MFKLVLDDSNILKTSFKAISSIVDEVRIHADDEGLKIDALDKSHTTFIHLKLKIGLFDEYLCDAPVNINVETEELMKVLKRSVADDIVELGVDEDNLILSFIGEAERIFKIHLIDMEYTAPSPPEMRYPTEFEVPFDLLKNSIKDIDIVSDKIQLQVDDKKFIASAEGELSDAQIRYHHGEKIFGSVKSVFSLAKIKETLKADKFSDSALIKLGDDMPLNLTLKTVMGDGLLNFMIAPRIESEE
- a CDS encoding restriction endonuclease, whose amino-acid sequence is MGIPDFQSIMLPLLKFASDKQEHSIREAIESLAQQFDLTEKDRKELLPSGMQPVFDNRVGWSRTSLKKAGLLESKKRGYFNITPEGLNVLNQNPPKIDIGFLMQFPGYVEFRTGRAKDPVKSKTPKEDFSPEETLEYSYQKLRDNIAQELIDNVKSCSPEFFEKLVVDLLLNMGYGGSRRDAGEAIGRSGDGGIDGIIKEDRLGLDTIYIQAKRWDSNVSRPEIQKFAGALQGKQSKKGVFITTSKFSKSANEYASIIDSKLVLIDGEQLAQLMIDYDIGVAKIKSYDLKSIDTDYFSEE